The Anaerolineae bacterium region CGCAGGGTAGCCTGACTGTTGCAAATCAATCCGGCAAGGGTGCTCAAGAAAATGCGCTCAATGATCTGATAGAACCACTTGATCAAACTGCCATTGGCTTCGTTACAACGCAGGTGATGCACAATGCTGATGATCGGGAAGCTTGTGCGTCGAGACAAGATATGATTCACAATCGCCAAAGACGGATGATTCAATTCGTCTTCGATCAGGATATCTAACTTTTGCCTGCCTAGCGTGCGATATACATCGGGAGAAAGATTATCGGTTAAGTGACGGATATAATTCCGCCAGGGAAGAGAGAGGATCTCTACCTGATCGCCCTGAGCCTGGAGGTACTCCACCACCTTTCGGTCATAGAGATACCCACCGGTTTGCTGGTAGAGATCACCATAGATAACCAGACCGATGCGCATGAAGGGTATTAAACCTCAAGGGTATAAGAAGCCCAGGCAATCTGGTTTTCCCAGAGTTTGACGGTAATCTGTTTCAAATTCGGGGTTTGCAGGCGGACACACAGGGCTTCACACAGCAGACGGCAAAAACGTTCTAAGCTGGGGTTTAGTCCTCGAAAGGGAGTTAAATCATTCAGCGTGCGATCTCGATATTGCGCCACCTGTTCGTTCAGGGCTTGTTCGACGGCAACGATATCTACCAGATAACCGTGTTCATCAAGTTGATCTCCTTGTAAGATTACTTCGAGACGATAATGATGGGAGTGCAGTTGATTCTCTGCACCCCAATCGCCACCAATCAAATAATGCTGGGCAATGAAATCCCGTTCGACACCGAGTTGAAACATAAAGGTCCTCCGTTTAATCGTGTCAGGATATTTTTCTACAAAGTCAAGCCTATGAGAGCACTCGATAACAAAGCAAATGATAACACAACCTGAATTGCAGATAGACTGTCGAACCTTCGCCAGGGTTCTCCAAAACGTATTGCCGAGGAGGAAACCAAACCTGCTCTCCTCCCTGATGAGAAAATCATTTTAGGTGCTCTTGCGAACGCCAGATGCGAACTGCAGAAATCAACAGGATGACCCCTAAGAAGACCTGTAACAAGGCGCCCGGCGCATAAGGTAACAGCCGACTGCCCAGATAGGCGCCGAGGATTGAGCCCAGCGCCATCCAAATCACAAAACCGAGTTGTGGTTTTACCTGTGCGAAAACAGCCTGTCGTGAGTAACGCCATAACCCCATCAGAATGGTCGGCAGGCTAATCAATAAGCTCAGGCTCCCAGCTAATTTGATTTCGAGACCATAGAAAAGCGCCAGGGTCGGAATCAGCAACTCCCCGCCAGCAACACCCAATAAGCTGCTGACCAAGCCAATTCCAAACCCGGCGATCAAACCGACAAGAAGACGAGGTACAGGAGTCAAGGCAAGCGGCTGTTGAGCAAAAAGCCATTCGTGACCGATGAGCAAGACGCCCAGCAATGCCAGTAGTGCCGCAATCACCCCTTTCAAACAGTATGCCGTTGCCTTTCTGGCAATGTGCGTCCCCGAAAGCGAACCCAACAAAGAACCTGCCAGGAGATTCAACACCACCGCCCAATGAGCCATCCAGAGCGTCACACCCTGGACAGGAAGACGAAAGAAGATCGAGAAGGTCACGGTTACCAGACTGATCAACAGGTTGACGACCACACTGAGCAGAAGCGAAAGGCGGAACCACCCAACCAGTAAAGGTAAGCGAAATTCTGCGCCGCCCAAACCGATCAAGCCTCCGAGAATGCCTATCACTGCCCCTGATCCAAAGGCAAACAGAGAGCGGTTGCGCTGACGGGAAATTGCCTGGCTGCGGATTTTGCCTCCCTGGTTGGGAGAAAAAGCATCGGGTGGCATGATCTCGCAGTATAGCACAATTCAGTTTCGATACGCATTTCGATTGGAGAATCTTCGAAAGTTAATTGCCCACAAAGGAAGGGTATAATCGCTCCAACGAGTCGTTGATGATCTGGCAAAGCTCCTCAGAGCGAGCAAGATGAACCCACCAAAGCTGGAAAAGCACAGAATTCACCTCTCCAAAAGTTGGCTGTCGCTGAGCTTCCTCTTTACAATGGCTTTTCTTTATTGTTTTCCGGCGCTGCAGGCGCCATTTTGGGGCAGCGGCGATGCCTGGTCGAACCTGCTTCCTGTTGTTCACTACCGCCATTCCATTCTTGAGGAACATACTTTACCGGTATATACCGATTTATGGTATGGCGGGCGATACCAATGGCAAAATCCTTTGTGGAATTTTCTGTACCTGCCGGCTACCCTGCTCTGGCTGGCGTTTCCTCTCGATCTTGGCACGCGTTTGGTTTATATCGGGCATTTAGGGTTCACGCTTTGGGCAGCCTATCTGCTAGCCAGTCTGTTTGTCCATTCCGAGATCGGAAGGGTAGCAGTGGCAATCCTGTTAACTGCCCCGCTTCTCTCAGCCTTTTTGCCTGCCCATACGGAGAAGATCTTGTCGTGGGGCTGGGTTTTACTGGCGCTCTACTTTTTCTTTCAACCCAATCGGTCTGCGCTGAGCCGTGGTCTTTTAAGCGGGTTGTGCGTGGGCATTATCCCTCTCACTGGCTCAAACTACTACGCTTTCTATATGCTCATGCTCATGGGTAGCCTGTTACTCGCTTATGGAGAGCGGAAAACATGGTTCGGCTTCCTGCTTACCGCTTCGATTGGTTTATTGCACCTGCCCAGTGTCTGGCATCTGATCGGGCAACCGCGCGGAAACCCCGCTGAACCAATCTCCAGCCTGGGAATCTCCATTGGAGGTATACTCCTCTCTCTGGCTGTTGGAGTGTCTATCCCCTTAACATGGGAAAGCTGGGCGCCGATTGGATTGACCAGCATTTATCTTTTTTTCAGGTTCATTGTAAAGAACTTTCGTAGTCAGCAAAGACCGACCAGGATTGAGCTGGCTCTCTCGGGCAGTTTGCTAATCTTCGTTCTGTTAGCAACGGCGGTCATCTATCGCGGTCACACGCTGTTGGATACCTTTCGCGTTCCAATGCGAGCCCTGCCCTTTATAGCTCTCACCATCCTTCTGATTCTACTCATCCAAATCGCCAGGAGCGATCAACATGGCGCTACTTTCTTTTTACTCGTCGCTGCGCTCCAGGTCAGCCTGACCAGCCTGCTCATCCGTCCAACTGGCAGCCCTTACAGCCCCTACGATCCTCAAGCACAAGCCTTTGCCGACCTTATAAAGCAGCACGGGGCTCACCAGGTCTGGTTGCCCTCCGATAACGCGCAGGAAATGTTTTTACATGTCACGCTAAACCGCAATGGAATTGGGCTACCCAATGTGTATTACGGGGATATGGGTCAGGAGCCGGCAATTTACGGCGCTCATTGTGGCTATGGTTTTGACCATCTGATAACCAGAATCCCCATTCGCACTCAAACCTATCTCCTGAAACCCGACCTGTGGTGGACAACCTCCACGGGAACAATTGCGCGGCAGAATCTGCGCTTTATCAAAAAAACTTCCTTGTATGGACAGTCACTCTATATTTATCGGGTGATTTGTGAGCATGGAACAGCTCCCGGGGGCGCGCAAACTTCTTCAGTGAAATAAATTTGCGCCGTCCATACCAAAGAAGTGCCTTTGTGATAAGAATAACAAAGATTAATATTGTTTGTGATTAATATCACAGGTTTTTGATGACAGAAGTCTATCGTCAAAATTGGTAAAGCGTTGTATCCTTATACAGGATATGGGATTCAGGAAACTCTCCTGATGCTCATCGCTGTTTCCTCCTTTGGCGAACGCCTCCGCCGGGTCTCCTCCTCACCGCCCCGGCGGAGGCCGATTTTAAGCGGTACATCCTCCCCACCAGCAGCCTGTACCGGATGGTTGTATAACTCGTCTGACCATGACAACTTAATAGATCAATCTGACCTACTGTACACAAAAGAAAAGGGGATGTCTGTTGTCCAGACATCCCCTGCGCATCGTCGCAATAGAATGAACTCTAGTCTCGGCGGGCGTAATTGGGAATCAAGATCGGCGAGCGAACGGCGCCATTGACGCCAATCTCATCCAAAGCCCGATTCCAGCTTTCCAGGTGCGCCAGGGTCGGTTTTCCTGGCTGGCGTTCTTTTGCCAGTTGGGCAGCCGTCATGCCGGCGCGGCGACCAAACACACAGACATCCAGTAAACTGTTACCCATCAGACGATTCCGGCCGTGCACGCCGCCGCTGGTTTCCCCGGCGACCAGTAAGCCGGGTACAGTCGTCTGGCAATTGGCATCAATCTTAACACCGCCGTTCTGATAGTGCAAGGTGGGGTAAACCAGGATTGGCTGGTTCACCATATCAATGTTAAAACGCTTGAATTGACGCACCATGGCCGGCAGAGCTTTTTCGATTGTACCCGCACCGTGGATCAGATCAATCATCGGCGTATCCAGCCAGACTGCCGGTTGTCCACTTGGTGTGACCACACCCAGATTCCGTTCTTTGCACTCGCGAATGAAGGCAGCCGCCTCGACGTCGCGTGGTTCCAGGGGATAGACAAACTGTTCGCCTTTGACATTAACTGGTTGGGCGCCCAGACCGCGCACCTTTTCGGTGACCAATTGACCTAAAATCTGCTCAGGAAAGGCTGCCCCGGTCGGATGGTATTGCATGGTATCCAGAAAGGCCAGTTCGGCACCAACCCGGTAAGCTAAGACCAGCCCATCACCGGTGGCGCCATAATGGTTCGTAGTCGGAAAGCCCTGATAATGCAAGCGACCACTACCACCGGTTGCCAGGACAACCACTTTAGCCCTGGCATAGAAATAGCGCTCGGTCTCAAAATTCATCAAAATCGCCCCACAAACCGC contains the following coding sequences:
- a CDS encoding PTPS-like type 4, with translation MFQLGVERDFIAQHYLIGGDWGAENQLHSHHYRLEVILQGDQLDEHGYLVDIVAVEQALNEQVAQYRDRTLNDLTPFRGLNPSLERFCRLLCEALCVRLQTPNLKQITVKLWENQIAWASYTLEV
- a CDS encoding L-aspartate oxidase → MTYTAELLEQIKVVEATRPQRLGQTFPAMPLEERQELLRKFHPDYIESGMREVRIGSYKGNRMPIELADVIEGRPHIDAHFDLSDPDFETDVLIVGGGGAGASAALMAQENGAKVTLVTKLRFGDANTMMAQGGIQAADRPEDSPATHYLDVIGGGHFTNFPDLVEALVKDAPIVIAWLESLGVMFDKTPDGMMMEEHGGGTSIKRMHSARDYTGAEIMRVLRDEVRNRPNIDVIEFCPAVELVLDDRGAVCGAILMNFETERYFYARAKVVVLATGGSGRLHYQGFPTTNHYGATGDGLVLAYRVGAELAFLDTMQYHPTGAAFPEQILGQLVTEKVRGLGAQPVNVKGEQFVYPLEPRDVEAAAFIRECKERNLGVVTPSGQPAVWLDTPMIDLIHGAGTIEKALPAMVRQFKRFNIDMVNQPILVYPTLHYQNGGVKIDANCQTTVPGLLVAGETSGGVHGRNRLMGNSLLDVCVFGRRAGMTAAQLAKERQPGKPTLAHLESWNRALDEIGVNGAVRSPILIPNYARRD